The sequence TCCTTGTCGTAATAGACCACGCCCGAGGCCATGCCGTTCTCGTCGGTGGTGATCTCGCGCACGCGGCAATGGGTGCGCAGCTCGACGCCGGCGCGGATCGCATGCGGCCAATAGGTGATGTCGGTGGAGGACTTTGCGCCTTGCGCGCAGGCCGGCGTGCAATGGCCGAGATTGATGCAGCGCGCCCGGCCCTCATAGTCTGTGGTCGCGACCGTGGTGTCCGACGGCCACCAGTGCCAGCCCCGCTTGTTCATGGCCTTGCCGATGATGGCGCCGGACAATCCCATCGGCTGCTGCGGCATTGGCGGGTGGGTCAGCGGAGAGAGCGGATCGCCTGATAGACCCGACGTGCCCATGATGCGATCGTTCTCTTCGAAGAACGGGGTCAGCGCGTCGTAGTCGATCGGCCAGTCGTCGGCGACGCCGTCGAGCGTCTTCACCTTGAAGTCGGAAGGGTGCAGCCGCGGCCAGTGCGCGGTGTACATCACCGTGGAGCCGCCGACCGCATTGTAGTTCACGACCTTGATCGGCGAATTGTCGTCGTTGATCGGGTAGTCTTCGGGGCGGCCGCGGACGTTGGGGCTCGACGACCACTCGCCGTAGAACTTGGCCTCCCAGTCCCGGCCCGTGCTGGGATATTCCGCCGGGTTCATCCAGCCGCCCTGCTCCAGGCAGACGATGTGCATCTTGGTTTCGGCCAGCGACCACGCCACCGCCGCGCCCGATGCGCCGGCGCCGATGATCAGGACGTCCACGGGGTCTTTCATCGCAACCTCTTCCTCCCCCTCGCCGCTTACGGGCGATTCGGCCTTTCGCGCTCCGCGAGGCCGGCAAACGATAGGGGCAGAGCTGCGGCCGAGTAAAGCCGCAGGCCCGGAATGTCGCACTTCGCAGGGCGCAGACCATTGGTATCGCCACGTCCGGATGCTAGGAACAGGGCGCATGAGCCATCGATAGCGAGACCGCATGTCCTTCCGAAATTTCTTTGCCGCCGCCCGCGCTTTTGCGCTCGTTTTGTTTTTCATCTTGTCCGGAGTTCTGGCGTCGTCCGAGCCGGCCTCCGCCCTGACCGCTGTCGCGACGGCCCGCGACGGCAACTCCATCCAACTCGGCGACGTCACCTACCGGCTCGACGGCGTCGACGCGCCCGAGCTGGACCAGGTCTGCATCGACGATCACGCCGATCCCTGGACCTGCGGCATCGAGGCCCGCGACCAGCTGACGAAGCTGATCAACAAGCGCTCCGTGCGCTGCGACGATGTCGGGCCGGAAAAGAGTTTCGGCAAACGCCACCGCGCCATCTGCACGGCCGAGGGCGACAAGGCGACCTTGAACGAGCAGCTGGTCAAGCTCGGCTATGCCATCGCCCGCGAACCGATCAAGGCGAACGTCAAGCCGGCGGCGGCCGAGGCGAAGACGGCCGTCGCCGGGATCTGGAAGGGCTGCTTTGTTGCGCCGCAAGAATTCCGCAGTGGCAAGAAGGACGGTGCGCTGCTGGGCGCCGCCTGCCGCTCCGACCGCGACAAGGAGATCCGCGCCGTGCTGTTCCCGGACGAGCTGACGATGCCGCCGAGCTGCAGCATCAAGGGCAAGCTCGCGGTGCGTGCGCGGGTCACCGGCAATATCGGCATCTATCATTTGCGGGGCTGCCCGAGCTATCCCGCAACCACCAAGCCGGACCGCTGGTTCTGCTCCGAGGACGACGCCCAGGCCGCCGGCTTCCGCAAGGCCTATAATTGCCGCCGGCCAAAGTGAAAAATTCCTTCACGCACGCGTGAGTGGTAGTCCGAGACCGTATTGATCCGGAATTGAACTTCGGCGGGAGTTGCTGCACTTATCAAAGTGCGCACGCGCTTTGCGCGAGCGCTTCCTTGGCAGACGATCCTCATCGGATTGTCTTTGCTTGGGCGTTTCCTCCCTAGACTTGGGCCGCTTGTCACAACAAGCGGCTCTTCTTTTTGGGGGTCCCTACGTCCGCATCCGCATGATCTGGTCCATCGGCGGCATGTTCCCGTTCAGATGCGACATGATCCAGACGGTGCCGCCGACCACCAGGAAGACGACCAGCAGCCCGAAGGCCAGCGCCAGCACGTTGTTGGTGTTATCAGGGCCCGTGGTGATGTGCAGGAAGAACACCAGGTGCACGCCCATCTGCGCGATCGCCAGCACGATCAGCGCGACCGGGATCGAAGGCTGCCAGACCAGATCGGTGCCGGCGATGAAGAACGACGTCGCCGTGAGCAACAGCGCCAGAACAAGACCGACGACATAACCCAGGATCCGCTCACCGACACTATGCTGCTCTTCCTCGCCCGGCGCGAGATCGTGCCCGGTCGGAATATGCGTCTGATCGCTCATGGGGCACCCCCAAGCAGGTAGACGACGGAGAACACCCCGACCCAGATGATGTCGAGTGCGTGCCAGAACAGCGCAAAGCACATCATCCGCCGCAACACGTCGGCGCGAAAGCCTTTCGCGAAGACCTGAGCCATCATGGTGAGCAGCCAGAGCACTCCGGCGGAGACGTGCAGACCGTGGCAGCCGACCAGCGAGAAGAACGACGTCAGGAAGGCGCTGCGCGAGGGGCCATAGCCGCGCGCGACGAGATCGGCGAATTCGCGGAACTCGATAACGAGAAAGATCACGCCGAGCACGCAGGTCACGGCCATGCCGAGATAGAACCAGAACCGGTTGCGCACGTCGGCGGCAATGCTGGCCATGCCGCAGGTAAAACTCGACAGCAGCAGGCACACCGTCTCGATCGCGACGTTCCGCTGCTCGAATATCTCCGCCCCGCTGGGGCCGCCGGCGGTCTGGCCGGACAGCACCGCATAAGCCGCGAAGAAGCAGGAGAACATCACGATGTCGGAGAGCAGGAAAACCCAGAAACCGTAGGCAGTGACGATCCGCTTCGATGCGGGCCCGGGATGCTCGATGACGACCCCGATGTGATGGGGATCGGCGTGCGCATGGCCGACGGCTGCTGTCATCGACATCAGACCGCTCCCGCCATGCTGACGAGGCTGCGCCGCTCCTCGAGATTGACGCGATCGATGCGGGCAACCTCCTCCGCGGGAATCACGTATTCGTCATGGTCGCGCCAGGCGAACACGACAAAGGTCGCGAACGCGCCGAGGCCGCCCAGGATCACCATCCACCAGATATGCCAGATCAGCGCAAAGCCCATGATCGAGGCAAAGAACGCGCAGATGAATCCGGTCGGCGAGTTCCGGGGCATCTCGATGTCCTGATATTCCGGCACGTCATGTTCGAACGATTGCTGCTGTGCGCGGGTCTTCATATCCCAATAGGCATCCTCACCGCGAACATCGGGATGGAAGGCAAAATTGAACACCGGCGGCGGCGAGGACGTCGCCCATTCCAGCGAGCGGCCGTCCCAGGGATCGCCGGTGCGGTCGCGTAGCGCCTCGCGATTGCGGATGCTGACCACGAGCTGCATGATCTGGCAGATCACCCCGATCGACAGCACGGCCATTCCGATTGCCGCGACGATCATCCAGGGCCGCCACGCTGCGACGTCATAGTGCTGCAGGCGCCTGGTCATGCCGAGCATGCCGGCGATGTAGAGCGGCATGAAGGTGACGTAGAAGCCCGTGAAGGTGAACCAGAACGCGGCCTTGCCCCAGCGCTCGTCGAGGCGGAAGCCGAATGCCTTCGGAAACCAGTATTCGAAACCGGCGAAGGCGCCGAACAGCACGCCGCCGATGATGACGTTGTGGAAGTGCGCGACCAGGAACATGCTGTTGTGGAGCATGAAGTCCGCCGGCGGCACCGCGACCAGCACGCCTGTCAATCCGCCGATGATGAAGGTAACCATGAAGCCGACCGACCACAGCATCGGAGTCGCGAAGCGGATGCGGCCGC is a genomic window of Bradyrhizobium sp. CB1717 containing:
- a CDS encoding thermonuclease family protein codes for the protein MSFRNFFAAARAFALVLFFILSGVLASSEPASALTAVATARDGNSIQLGDVTYRLDGVDAPELDQVCIDDHADPWTCGIEARDQLTKLINKRSVRCDDVGPEKSFGKRHRAICTAEGDKATLNEQLVKLGYAIAREPIKANVKPAAAEAKTAVAGIWKGCFVAPQEFRSGKKDGALLGAACRSDRDKEIRAVLFPDELTMPPSCSIKGKLAVRARVTGNIGIYHLRGCPSYPATTKPDRWFCSEDDAQAAGFRKAYNCRRPK
- the cyoD gene encoding cytochrome o ubiquinol oxidase subunit IV; the encoded protein is MSDQTHIPTGHDLAPGEEEQHSVGERILGYVVGLVLALLLTATSFFIAGTDLVWQPSIPVALIVLAIAQMGVHLVFFLHITTGPDNTNNVLALAFGLLVVFLVVGGTVWIMSHLNGNMPPMDQIMRMRT
- a CDS encoding cytochrome (ubi)quinol oxidase subunit III, encoding MSMTAAVGHAHADPHHIGVVIEHPGPASKRIVTAYGFWVFLLSDIVMFSCFFAAYAVLSGQTAGGPSGAEIFEQRNVAIETVCLLLSSFTCGMASIAADVRNRFWFYLGMAVTCVLGVIFLVIEFREFADLVARGYGPSRSAFLTSFFSLVGCHGLHVSAGVLWLLTMMAQVFAKGFRADVLRRMMCFALFWHALDIIWVGVFSVVYLLGGAP